A genomic window from Xenorhabdus cabanillasii includes:
- a CDS encoding response regulator, with product MHNHTVMIVDNHPIIRHGLKGLIESERELIVTAETDNGEDAINIACQIKPDIILMGLEINGFSGIDTIRSLRRKGLDSYVLVLSDSANRSDVYDAIDAGANGYLLKDIELTPLLVNIKKAVNGQAVYSEKVHQYLSTRHLYVDPLSKLTKRELDVLKEISEGMTNKEIADFLFISEETVKVHTRNLLKKLKSRSRLEATIIYLKHRKADLI from the coding sequence ATGCATAATCATACAGTCATGATAGTTGATAATCATCCTATCATTCGTCACGGTTTAAAAGGGTTGATTGAATCAGAGCGCGAACTCATTGTGACTGCTGAGACAGATAACGGCGAAGATGCCATTAATATCGCTTGCCAAATAAAACCAGATATTATTTTAATGGGTTTGGAAATCAACGGCTTTTCCGGGATTGATACGATTAGGTCACTCCGCCGCAAAGGGCTTGATTCCTACGTTCTGGTACTTTCTGATTCAGCTAACCGAAGCGATGTTTATGATGCTATTGATGCAGGTGCGAATGGTTATTTATTAAAAGATATTGAACTAACCCCTCTGCTGGTTAACATAAAAAAAGCTGTAAATGGGCAAGCAGTATACAGTGAAAAAGTTCATCAATATTTATCTACTCGTCATCTTTATGTTGATCCTTTATCAAAATTAACTAAACGTGAATTAGACGTTTTAAAAGAAATCTCAGAAGGAATGACAAATAAAGAAATTGCTGATTTTCTTTTTATCTCAGAAGAAACTGTGAAAGTTCATACCCGTAACTTATTGAAAAAACTTAAATCCCGCTCCCGTCTCGAAGCTACCATCATCTATCTGAAACATAGAAAAGCAGATTTAATATAG
- the maeB gene encoding NADP-dependent oxaloacetate-decarboxylating malate dehydrogenase: MDEKLKQSALDFHEFPQPGKITVTPTKPLTTQRDLALAYSPGVAAPCLEIAENPLAAYKYTARGNLVAVISNGSAVLGLGNIGALAGKPVMEGKGVLFKKFSGIDVFDIEIDESNPDKLIDIIAALEPTFGGINLEDIKAPECFYIEQKLRERMKIPVFHDDQHGTAIICTAAVLNGLRVVNKDISKVRMVVSGAGAASIACMNLLVALGLKRENIVVCDSKGVIYRGREENMEKTKADYAIEDNGSRTLADVIPDADIFLGCSGPGVLTPEMVKIMAENPLIMALANPEPEILPPLAKAVRPDAIICTGRSDYPNQVNNVLCFPFIFRGALDVGATTINEEMKLACVHAIADLALAEQSQEVASAYGDQDLFFGPEYIIPKPFDPRLIVKIAPAVAKAAMDSGVATRPITDFGAYIEKLSEFVYKTNLFMKPIFVQAKKEKKRIVLAEGEDIRVLHATQELVSLGLAFPILIGRPSVIEMRIKKQGLHIEAGKDFEVVNNENDPRFKEYWQEYYQLMKRRGVSQEQARRAVIGNPTLIGAIMVHRGEADGLICGTVGSYGEHYQVIKDVLGFRQGACTAGAMNALLLPMGNTFIADTYVNEDPTPEELAEITLMAAETVRRFGIEPKVALLSRSSFGSSDCASAQKMRKTLELVQQMAPSLEIDGEMHGDAALVESIRRDIMPDSPLKGSANLLIMPNMEAARISYNLLRVTGSDGVTVGPVLMGVSKPVHVLTPIASVRRIVNMVALAAVEAQTDPL, encoded by the coding sequence ATGGACGAAAAATTAAAACAAAGTGCCCTTGATTTTCATGAATTCCCGCAACCGGGGAAAATCACTGTTACTCCGACTAAGCCGCTGACTACACAGCGTGATTTAGCCTTAGCATATTCGCCAGGTGTCGCAGCTCCTTGTCTTGAAATAGCAGAAAATCCATTGGCGGCTTATAAATATACTGCACGTGGCAATCTGGTGGCTGTTATTTCCAATGGCAGTGCCGTATTGGGGCTGGGCAATATCGGGGCATTGGCGGGTAAACCTGTCATGGAAGGGAAGGGGGTGCTATTCAAAAAATTCTCTGGCATTGATGTTTTTGACATTGAAATTGATGAGTCCAATCCTGATAAATTAATCGATATCATTGCGGCGTTGGAGCCGACTTTTGGTGGTATCAACCTTGAAGACATCAAAGCGCCAGAATGTTTCTACATTGAACAGAAACTTCGTGAGCGGATGAAAATTCCTGTATTCCATGATGATCAGCATGGTACGGCAATTATTTGTACTGCGGCAGTACTTAACGGGTTGCGTGTTGTTAATAAAGACATCAGTAAAGTACGTATGGTGGTGTCTGGTGCGGGTGCGGCATCCATTGCCTGTATGAACCTGCTGGTGGCTTTGGGTTTAAAACGTGAAAATATTGTTGTTTGTGACTCAAAAGGTGTTATCTATCGTGGTCGCGAAGAAAACATGGAAAAAACCAAAGCGGATTATGCTATTGAAGATAACGGTAGCCGGACACTCGCTGATGTAATTCCCGATGCTGATATTTTCCTCGGATGTTCCGGGCCGGGCGTTCTGACACCAGAGATGGTCAAAATCATGGCGGAAAATCCACTCATTATGGCTTTGGCAAATCCGGAACCTGAGATCTTGCCACCACTGGCAAAAGCTGTGCGTCCTGACGCAATTATTTGCACCGGCCGTTCTGATTATCCTAATCAGGTTAACAATGTGCTCTGCTTCCCATTTATCTTCCGTGGCGCACTGGATGTTGGTGCAACAACCATTAATGAAGAGATGAAACTGGCCTGTGTACATGCAATTGCAGATTTGGCACTGGCTGAACAAAGTCAGGAAGTTGCTTCTGCATATGGTGATCAGGATCTGTTCTTTGGCCCTGAATACATCATACCGAAGCCATTTGATCCACGACTGATTGTAAAAATTGCGCCTGCTGTAGCGAAAGCGGCGATGGATTCCGGTGTTGCAACTCGTCCTATTACTGATTTTGGCGCTTATATTGAAAAACTGAGTGAGTTTGTCTACAAAACCAACTTATTTATGAAGCCGATTTTCGTTCAGGCGAAAAAAGAGAAAAAACGCATTGTATTGGCGGAAGGGGAAGATATTCGGGTGCTGCATGCAACTCAGGAACTCGTATCTCTCGGATTGGCATTCCCTATTCTGATTGGTCGCCCAAGTGTTATTGAGATGCGTATCAAAAAGCAAGGACTTCATATTGAAGCCGGTAAAGATTTTGAAGTAGTCAACAACGAAAATGACCCGCGCTTCAAAGAATACTGGCAGGAATATTACCAACTGATGAAACGCCGTGGTGTTTCTCAGGAACAGGCTCGCCGCGCTGTTATTGGTAATCCGACATTGATCGGAGCCATCATGGTACATCGTGGTGAAGCGGATGGTCTGATTTGTGGTACGGTTGGCAGTTATGGTGAACACTACCAAGTTATAAAAGATGTCCTTGGTTTCCGTCAGGGGGCGTGCACAGCCGGTGCAATGAATGCTTTATTGTTGCCAATGGGTAATACCTTTATTGCTGACACTTATGTCAATGAAGATCCGACACCAGAGGAATTGGCTGAAATCACGCTGATGGCGGCTGAAACTGTACGTCGCTTCGGTATTGAACCAAAGGTTGCTTTATTATCGCGTTCAAGTTTTGGTTCTTCTGATTGTGCTTCTGCACAAAAAATGCGTAAGACGCTGGAACTGGTACAGCAAATGGCTCCGTCACTGGAAATTGACGGTGAAATGCATGGTGATGCAGCCCTGGTAGAAAGTATTCGTCGTGACATCATGCCGGACAGCCCATTAAAAGGTTCTGCTAACCTGTTGATTATGCCGAATATGGAAGCTGCGCGTATTAGTTATAACCTATTACGTGTTACCGGTTCGGATGGTGTAACTGTTGGCCCGGTACTGATGGGGGTCTCAAAGCCAGTACATGTACTGACGCCGATCGCTTCTGTCCGTCGCATTGTTAATATGGTGGCATTGGCTGCGGTTGAAGCACAAACTGATCCTCTATAA
- a CDS encoding ChaN family lipoprotein produces MKTSICIKTIFLVCAFLFGGCATSLTTPQNNSQEVKQSLPSELTQSGVLLDMNTGKSITSDELLEQLATYPRIIVGEKHDNPYHHQIELWLVQQLEQKRPHGSVLLEMINPDQQEKVNKVKSWLQGNPIVRDERIKNLLAWQQGWPWELYGKLVMALMKAPYPLLAANLDRSEIDQAYKNYRAGDRTSLVSDDVKKRIDETIKNSHGGNIDELHLSAMSRIQQLRDQRMAEQLIKAPSPVLLFAGGYHAVKVMGVPQHVKKIAPNERVAVLVIAEQGVSLNNEYADFVWFTPKVASNITN; encoded by the coding sequence ATGAAAACATCTATCTGTATAAAAACAATTTTTTTGGTATGTGCTTTCCTGTTTGGTGGTTGTGCAACATCACTGACTACCCCTCAAAATAACTCTCAAGAAGTAAAGCAATCTCTTCCCAGTGAGTTAACACAATCAGGTGTTTTGCTTGATATGAACACCGGCAAATCTATCACTTCTGATGAATTGCTCGAACAATTGGCAACCTATCCCAGAATCATTGTGGGTGAAAAACACGATAATCCTTATCACCATCAAATCGAGTTATGGCTGGTTCAACAACTTGAGCAAAAACGCCCTCATGGCTCTGTATTACTGGAAATGATTAACCCAGACCAGCAAGAGAAAGTGAACAAAGTTAAAAGCTGGTTGCAGGGAAATCCAATAGTCAGAGATGAGCGCATTAAAAATCTGTTAGCGTGGCAGCAAGGCTGGCCTTGGGAGTTATATGGAAAACTGGTTATGGCGCTGATGAAAGCACCTTATCCATTGTTAGCAGCAAACTTGGATCGTAGTGAAATTGATCAGGCATACAAAAATTACAGAGCTGGAGACAGAACTTCACTAGTCTCTGATGATGTCAAAAAACGTATCGACGAAACTATCAAAAATTCCCATGGTGGAAATATAGATGAACTTCATCTCTCTGCCATGAGCAGAATTCAGCAATTACGTGATCAGCGAATGGCAGAACAATTGATTAAAGCACCATCACCAGTACTGTTATTTGCGGGAGGGTATCACGCCGTAAAAGTGATGGGAGTACCTCAGCATGTGAAAAAAATAGCACCCAATGAACGGGTTGCTGTACTTGTCATCGCTGAACAAGGGGTTTCTTTGAACAACGAATATGCTGATTTTGTCTGGTTTACCCCTAAAGTGGCCAGTAATATAACTAATTAG
- a CDS encoding energy transducer TonB family protein, whose protein sequence is MTKSFLAAITLHVLLVGWLIYKPEDLDLEAFLPPPAVMMEVSLQTEAIHKVEKQPIGIEQLLSVASHQQESKVDEINMPKLAVNEEAQILVYKPKKKQKEQDAPKKAQPVKRVKAKEQESEKSQSSSAPTTSSATADNVTSRTAASYESNSDAVADAKAVWQAEVSGHLNRYKRYPADAQRRKRTGRPMVKFTVNQFGAVIDSELARRSGTYSLDREARLVLERAQPLPAPPDVILTNGSVTVELPIDFTLSQ, encoded by the coding sequence GTGACAAAATCCTTTCTCGCTGCTATCACACTTCATGTCTTATTGGTCGGATGGTTGATTTATAAACCGGAGGATCTTGATCTTGAGGCGTTTTTGCCTCCACCTGCGGTTATGATGGAAGTATCGCTACAGACAGAAGCAATACATAAGGTTGAAAAACAGCCGATTGGGATTGAACAATTATTATCTGTTGCCAGTCATCAGCAGGAAAGCAAGGTTGATGAAATCAATATGCCCAAATTGGCGGTGAATGAAGAAGCACAGATTTTAGTTTATAAGCCAAAGAAAAAACAAAAAGAGCAGGATGCACCTAAAAAAGCCCAACCTGTTAAGCGAGTGAAGGCAAAAGAGCAGGAAAGTGAAAAGTCCCAGAGTAGTTCAGCGCCGACAACCAGTAGCGCCACAGCGGATAATGTTACTTCCCGGACAGCCGCCTCTTATGAAAGTAACTCGGATGCGGTTGCTGATGCAAAAGCAGTCTGGCAGGCTGAGGTTAGTGGTCATTTAAACCGTTATAAAAGATATCCGGCGGATGCCCAGAGAAGAAAACGGACAGGGCGTCCAATGGTGAAATTCACAGTTAATCAATTTGGCGCAGTGATTGACAGTGAATTAGCAAGACGCTCCGGGACGTATTCACTTGACAGAGAAGCAAGGCTTGTATTGGAAAGAGCACAGCCTTTACCAGCTCCACCTGATGTCATTTTAACCAATGGCAGTGTTACAGTTGAACTGCCAATTGATTTCACTTTATCCCAATAA
- a CDS encoding S9 family peptidase: MSQYKTVFSPKTQKAVLTKRIVLSFLLGGSLLSNSVTTIAMEENMVPPMAKKQPHEMTIHGDTRIDHYYWLRDDNRQDKEVIDYLTAENKYTAEALKSGQELRETLYNEMTGRMSKEDQSVPYTYNGYIYRTVYQTGKDFPIYQRKPADNATDWQVMVDGNERAKGHKFYQIGGFVVTRDNKRIAVAEDTQGRRNYQISFKNFADNEWQNNVIENTSGNILWANDGNTLFYVRRDPQTLLPYQLFRHQYGTDTKQDKKIYQEDDDRFYLSISKSTSLDYILISITSYSTSEYRLIDANNPQLKPQIFSARQAGREYYIDHFRGQFYIRSNYENPLFGLYRTDALDKPWETVIAPQENTDLEDFELFNNWLVVQERTKGLAEIRQIDWKTQREKRVKFDDPAYMASLSYNPEPDTDLLRYSYSSLTTPSSVFQWNMQTGERELLKQQEVKGFNKENYESQRIWIKARDGVEVPVSLVYRKSLFEKGQNPILIYGYGAYGISMDPYFSSPMLSLLDRGFVYALVHIRGGGDLGRNWYLQGKLENKMNSFHDFIDATKTLIADGYGDSRRVYAEGGSAGGLLMGTVINQAPELYRGVIAKVPFVDAVTTMLDPSIPLTTGEYDEWGNPNNKEVYFRIKSYSPYDNIKHQRYPHLLVTTGLHDSQVQYWEPAKWVAKLREMKKGNSLLLLETNMDTGHGGKPGRFNRLNDIAFDYSFLLMLDDAKTYFPTLKD, encoded by the coding sequence ATGTCACAGTATAAAACGGTGTTTTCACCAAAAACCCAAAAAGCCGTGCTAACAAAAAGGATCGTGCTTAGTTTTTTGTTGGGAGGAAGTTTGTTGAGTAATAGTGTTACGACCATCGCAATGGAGGAAAACATGGTGCCGCCTATGGCCAAAAAACAGCCACATGAAATGACCATTCATGGTGATACCCGTATTGATCATTATTACTGGTTACGTGACGACAATCGTCAGGATAAAGAAGTCATTGATTATTTGACGGCTGAAAACAAGTATACCGCGGAGGCGCTGAAATCTGGCCAAGAATTGCGGGAAACACTGTATAACGAAATGACTGGCAGAATGAGTAAAGAAGACCAGTCAGTTCCTTATACTTATAATGGTTATATTTATCGTACCGTTTATCAGACAGGAAAAGATTTTCCAATCTATCAGCGTAAGCCAGCTGATAATGCAACTGACTGGCAGGTAATGGTTGATGGTAACGAACGGGCAAAAGGTCATAAGTTTTATCAAATCGGTGGATTTGTGGTTACCCGTGACAATAAGCGTATCGCCGTAGCAGAAGATACTCAAGGTCGTCGTAACTACCAAATTTCTTTCAAAAATTTTGCTGATAATGAATGGCAGAATAATGTCATAGAAAATACTTCAGGCAATATCTTGTGGGCTAATGATGGTAATACTTTGTTTTATGTACGCAGAGATCCACAAACTCTGCTGCCTTACCAGCTATTCCGCCATCAATATGGTACAGATACGAAGCAGGATAAAAAAATCTATCAGGAAGATGATGATCGCTTCTATCTATCAATTTCGAAAAGTACTTCTCTTGATTATATTCTGATTTCGATTACCAGTTACTCAACTTCAGAATATCGACTGATTGATGCTAATAACCCGCAATTAAAACCACAGATTTTCTCTGCTCGTCAGGCTGGACGTGAATATTATATTGATCACTTTCGTGGACAATTTTATATCCGCTCCAACTATGAAAATCCATTGTTTGGCTTATACCGGACGGATGCTCTCGATAAGCCATGGGAAACTGTGATTGCGCCACAGGAAAATACTGATTTAGAAGATTTTGAACTGTTCAACAATTGGTTGGTGGTGCAGGAACGTACGAAAGGATTAGCGGAGATTCGTCAGATTGATTGGAAAACTCAGCGGGAAAAACGGGTTAAGTTTGACGATCCGGCCTATATGGCATCATTAAGTTATAACCCGGAGCCAGATACTGATTTACTGCGTTATAGCTATTCATCTCTGACAACCCCAAGCTCTGTATTCCAATGGAATATGCAAACAGGCGAACGTGAATTGCTGAAGCAGCAAGAAGTTAAAGGGTTCAATAAAGAGAACTATGAAAGCCAGCGTATCTGGATAAAAGCACGGGATGGTGTGGAAGTCCCTGTTTCTCTGGTTTACCGCAAGTCTTTGTTTGAAAAAGGCCAGAACCCAATTCTGATTTATGGCTATGGTGCTTATGGTATCAGCATGGATCCATATTTTAGCTCTCCAATGCTGAGTCTTTTAGATCGTGGTTTTGTTTATGCTTTGGTGCACATACGTGGTGGTGGCGATTTAGGCCGGAACTGGTATCTGCAAGGTAAGCTAGAAAATAAAATGAACAGTTTCCACGATTTTATTGACGCGACTAAAACATTAATTGCTGATGGATATGGTGACAGCCGGCGTGTCTATGCGGAAGGTGGCAGTGCAGGTGGTTTACTGATGGGCACGGTGATTAATCAGGCACCGGAGTTATACCGTGGTGTGATCGCTAAAGTGCCTTTTGTTGATGCTGTGACTACCATGCTTGATCCATCTATTCCTTTAACAACAGGTGAATATGACGAGTGGGGTAATCCAAATAATAAGGAAGTTTATTTCCGTATTAAATCTTATAGCCCTTACGATAATATTAAACACCAGCGTTACCCTCATTTATTAGTGACAACGGGTTTACATGACTCTCAGGTACAATATTGGGAGCCTGCAAAGTGGGTGGCTAAATTAAGGGAAATGAAAAAAGGGAATAGCCTGTTATTATTGGAAACCAACATGGATACCGGGCATGGTGGAAAGCCGGGGCGTTTTAACCGATTGAATGATATCGCTTTTGATTATAGTTTTCTGCTTATGTTAGATGATGCTAAAACATATTTTCCAACCTTAAAAGATTAA
- a CDS encoding TonB-dependent receptor domain-containing protein → MLMKIMAKIAGASAVFIGLQGLAYAENINDNKNQKVMRFSTLKISGSQDNKNSPQIDAMEKPGAYSSVGEDNKLGSMDSVLRALPGTYTQMDVSQGTVAVNIRGLSGFGRVNMMVDGVSQSFYGIAPNSFGHGGMPYNQFGVLIDPNFIIRTDIDRGQTNDGDSINALVGSANFHTIGIEDIVFEGDKLGIRTKSTYGTNGIGKNGMIAIAGKTQAFSPEGSIGAMLAVSGHSIDAHYKNGMGISSEEFGTDKTFKQKPNSQLMKINIKPNDFHDLELSGRFYHNKFTKRHIDSYDYHLKYHYTPFSELIDTKILLSSGKGEQSFVYPMSGLGKGESHNKSNAIDVKNTSRFNYGDTDFAFTLGSKLMRTEYRKKTGIGLSEKYTSSEEHNPFSPGGKQDIRSIYSQLKVEHGIYTANLGLNYLDSSIKGRKPACDKRVNCFPQGEVQLDIKSRGFNPSILLSAEITPAFQPFISYTHAMRAPNAQEVFYSNEGGISMNPFLKGERADTYQIGFNSYRPNLFIEGDSFRLKATMFHTKIKNYIFSESYLVCAEGRICKNDGTLTDEEWGEVDPNFNIYIYGNSLAPVTMRGYELSANYDAGIFYSLLAYSQQKTQQPTSLSASIMGTNLASQLPERYMTLDTGVRLLEEKIRVGAIVKYTDQSYHQNPDVDGNAEISDKMIKDNKIPTIIDLYADYQINENISVKFSVQNVANKNYADALNRMNSSPNIAEGEAVAQTARGRTYVIGAEVRF, encoded by the coding sequence ATGTTAATGAAAATCATGGCAAAAATAGCTGGAGCCAGCGCAGTATTTATTGGGCTTCAGGGACTGGCTTATGCTGAAAATATAAATGACAATAAAAATCAAAAAGTCATGCGATTTAGCACACTGAAAATTTCAGGTTCTCAGGATAATAAGAACTCGCCGCAAATTGATGCAATGGAAAAACCCGGTGCTTATAGTTCTGTGGGTGAAGATAATAAACTTGGATCTATGGACAGCGTATTACGTGCTTTGCCGGGGACTTACACTCAGATGGATGTAAGTCAGGGAACAGTAGCCGTTAATATCCGTGGACTAAGTGGTTTTGGCCGTGTCAATATGATGGTAGACGGTGTTAGTCAGAGTTTTTATGGTATAGCGCCGAATTCATTTGGACACGGGGGAATGCCTTATAATCAGTTTGGTGTTTTGATTGACCCTAATTTTATTATCCGGACAGATATTGATCGTGGGCAGACTAACGATGGGGATTCAATCAATGCATTGGTGGGAAGTGCTAACTTCCATACCATTGGGATTGAAGATATTGTTTTCGAAGGTGATAAACTGGGTATACGAACTAAATCAACCTATGGCACTAACGGCATAGGCAAAAATGGCATGATTGCCATTGCGGGAAAAACGCAGGCATTCAGCCCGGAAGGTTCCATTGGTGCTATGCTTGCTGTTAGTGGTCACAGTATTGATGCTCACTATAAAAATGGCATGGGGATCAGCAGCGAAGAATTTGGTACGGATAAGACATTTAAGCAGAAACCAAATTCACAATTGATGAAAATAAATATTAAGCCAAATGATTTTCATGATTTGGAGTTGTCTGGACGTTTTTATCATAATAAGTTTACTAAACGTCATATCGATAGCTATGATTATCATTTGAAATATCATTACACACCATTTAGTGAATTAATTGATACTAAAATTTTACTGAGTTCAGGAAAGGGTGAACAGTCCTTTGTTTATCCTATGAGTGGATTAGGTAAAGGCGAATCACATAATAAATCTAATGCTATCGATGTTAAAAATACTAGCCGATTTAATTATGGTGACACTGATTTCGCATTTACTCTTGGTAGTAAATTGATGCGCACTGAATACAGGAAAAAAACAGGTATCGGCCTTAGTGAAAAATATACATCCTCAGAGGAACACAATCCATTTTCACCAGGCGGGAAACAAGATATCAGAAGTATTTATAGTCAGTTAAAAGTTGAACATGGTATTTATACCGCTAATTTGGGATTAAACTATTTAGACTCCAGCATAAAGGGAAGAAAACCGGCTTGTGATAAGAGAGTAAACTGTTTCCCTCAAGGAGAAGTACAATTAGATATTAAATCACGTGGATTTAATCCAAGTATTTTATTATCAGCAGAAATTACACCTGCATTCCAGCCATTCATAAGTTATACCCATGCAATGCGGGCACCAAATGCACAGGAAGTTTTCTATTCCAATGAAGGAGGAATTTCAATGAATCCATTCCTGAAAGGAGAAAGAGCAGATACTTATCAGATTGGGTTTAATAGTTATCGTCCGAACTTATTTATAGAAGGAGATTCATTTCGTCTGAAAGCAACGATGTTTCATACCAAAATCAAAAACTATATCTTCAGTGAATCTTATCTGGTTTGTGCAGAAGGTAGAATTTGTAAAAATGATGGGACATTGACAGATGAAGAGTGGGGAGAAGTTGATCCTAACTTTAATATATATATTTATGGTAATAGTCTGGCACCGGTAACTATGCGTGGCTATGAGCTTTCGGCGAATTATGATGCTGGCATATTCTACAGCTTATTAGCATATAGCCAGCAAAAAACACAACAACCAACCTCACTTTCGGCAAGTATTATGGGAACAAATCTAGCATCTCAGTTACCGGAGCGATATATGACATTAGATACTGGCGTTCGTTTACTGGAAGAAAAAATTCGTGTTGGTGCGATAGTGAAATATACAGATCAGTCTTATCACCAAAATCCTGATGTAGATGGAAATGCGGAAATCAGTGATAAGATGATAAAAGATAATAAGATACCGACCATTATTGATTTATATGCGGATTACCAAATCAATGAGAATATTTCTGTTAAATTTTCTGTACAGAACGTGGCCAACAAAAATTATGCTGATGCCCTGAATCGCATGAATTCTTCACCAAATATAGCGGAAGGGGAAGCTGTAGCTCAAACAGCCCGTGGCAGAACTTACGTGATAGGGGCTGAGGTTCGCTTCTGA
- the xseA gene encoding exodeoxyribonuclease VII large subunit, which translates to MSLPTNTGIFSVSRLNQTVRQLLELEMGRIWLSAEISNFSQPSSGHWYFTLKDERAQIRAAMFRSYNLRAAFRPQNGQQVLVRAQITLYEPRGDYQLIVESIQPAGDGLLQQQFEVLKQKLAAEGLFEQIYKKPLPSPAKCLGVITSTSGAALHDILNILKRRDPSLPIIIYPTAVQGAEAPLQIIRAIELANTRQECDILIVGRGGGSLEDLWCFNDEQVARAIFQSQIPIVSAVGHETDVTIADFVADLRASTPSAAAELVSRNQIELLRQVQSLQQRLEMAMDYFFAKKQRIFNGLQHRLQQQRPDLRLARQQNRLSELRQKLVDGLLRCLKQNSISYEKLNQRLLQHNPEQEIRYYSQHIQQYDFRLKQAIERQLSRYKERFVVSCSRMEAVSPLATLSRGYSISETPDGKLLKQVKQVKVGDSLKTRLLDGWVESQVIKVKKVSKRKNNV; encoded by the coding sequence ATGTCACTGCCAACCAACACTGGAATTTTTTCTGTTAGTCGTCTGAATCAGACGGTTCGTCAGCTATTGGAGCTGGAAATGGGTAGAATTTGGCTAAGTGCTGAAATTTCTAACTTTTCCCAACCTTCATCCGGGCACTGGTATTTCACGCTGAAAGATGAACGGGCGCAGATCCGGGCAGCTATGTTTCGTAGTTACAATCTGCGAGCGGCATTCCGGCCACAAAATGGTCAGCAGGTATTGGTCAGAGCGCAAATCACCCTGTATGAGCCACGTGGTGATTATCAGCTGATAGTAGAAAGCATCCAGCCTGCCGGTGACGGGTTATTGCAACAGCAATTTGAAGTATTGAAACAGAAACTCGCCGCAGAAGGGTTGTTCGAGCAGATCTATAAAAAACCACTACCCTCACCGGCTAAATGCCTTGGAGTGATCACCTCAACCAGTGGTGCAGCATTGCACGATATTCTGAATATTCTGAAACGTCGTGATCCTTCTTTGCCCATTATTATTTATCCGACTGCGGTTCAGGGGGCAGAAGCGCCATTGCAGATTATTCGGGCGATTGAGCTGGCAAATACCCGACAAGAGTGTGATATTTTGATTGTCGGGCGTGGTGGTGGTTCGTTGGAGGATTTGTGGTGTTTCAATGACGAACAGGTAGCTCGCGCGATATTTCAGAGCCAAATTCCTATCGTCAGTGCTGTTGGGCATGAAACTGATGTCACAATTGCAGATTTTGTGGCTGATTTGCGTGCTTCGACTCCTTCTGCGGCGGCAGAATTGGTTAGCCGTAATCAAATTGAATTGTTGAGGCAAGTTCAGTCCCTGCAACAACGTCTCGAAATGGCGATGGATTACTTTTTTGCCAAAAAGCAGCGTATTTTTAATGGATTACAACATCGGCTTCAACAACAAAGGCCTGATTTGCGACTGGCTCGTCAACAGAATCGTTTATCTGAATTACGGCAGAAACTGGTCGATGGTTTATTACGCTGCCTGAAACAAAATTCAATTTCCTATGAAAAATTAAATCAAAGACTGCTACAGCATAATCCTGAACAGGAAATCCGGTATTATAGCCAGCATATTCAACAATATGATTTTCGGTTAAAACAGGCAATTGAACGGCAATTATCTCGTTATAAAGAGAGATTTGTGGTTTCCTGTTCACGAATGGAAGCCGTAAGCCCGTTGGCAACGTTGAGTCGTGGTTATAGTATCAGTGAAACGCCCGATGGAAAGTTGTTGAAACAGGTTAAGCAGGTCAAAGTTGGGGATTCGCTGAAAACCCGGTTGCTGGATGGCTGGGTTGAGAGCCAGGTAATAAAAGTGAAAAAAGTTAGCAAGAGAAAAAATAACGTATAA